From the Leptospira kirschneri serovar Cynopteri str. 3522 CT genome, one window contains:
- a CDS encoding flagellar protein FlgN, whose translation MQQEEWLEQLTKLFQDEINLYSNVLELEIQKSTAIVQADGKSLESITKKTYELLVMASEIERVRMKSIEEVYRSKNFTFPETGVPTLSDFLNRIDRDSNYRLKEFGSSLKSILHRLKEKIKSNERLILTRQEVLSKTIEAMKEKAMESDINTYGSGKNLERKQTKRQSLMLNASA comes from the coding sequence ATGCAACAAGAGGAATGGCTGGAGCAGCTTACGAAACTTTTTCAAGACGAGATCAATCTTTATTCAAACGTTTTGGAACTTGAAATTCAAAAGTCGACTGCAATTGTTCAAGCTGACGGTAAGTCTCTTGAGTCGATTACGAAAAAAACATATGAACTACTCGTGATGGCCTCTGAGATCGAAAGAGTTAGAATGAAATCGATCGAAGAAGTGTATCGTTCTAAAAATTTTACTTTTCCCGAGACTGGCGTGCCGACGTTATCCGATTTTTTGAACCGTATCGATAGAGATTCTAACTATCGATTAAAAGAATTTGGTTCTTCTTTAAAATCGATTCTGCATCGACTGAAAGAAAAAATCAAATCCAATGAAAGGCTGATTTTAACTCGTCAAGAGGTTCTTTCTAAAACGATCGAAGCGATGAAAGAAAAAGCGATGGAATCCGATATAAACACTTATGGCTCCGGAAAAAATCTAGAACGTAAACAAACCAAAAGACAATCTTTGATGCTAAATGCGTCAGCGTAA
- the flgK gene encoding flagellar hook-associated protein FlgK, translated as MGSTFSGLEIGKRGLTAHQQALQTTGHNISNADNKHYARQRVTMTAMDPLYDPSLNRANLPGQIGQGVEIASIERIRDNFIDDRIIETSGNKDYWAARNEYLYQLETVFNEPNGTTLRTLMDKFWSSWEDLANYPEDNAHRSVVLEKANGLGSRTEDVYRKLAQLRDQANREIETKTYHLNTISENIRTLNERIGKSEALGDRPNDLYDKRDALLQELSSLVDVTIGRSDEDELMVFIGQQILVQGNKANKIDIIGNPSKDGLLDLFWSATGDPVLLRKGRLQGLIEVRDKIIREKIDQVDSLSINVMDAVNEIHKDGFGINGNTNQSFFNIRSLSINTFGEYDSNGDGQNDVTAIFRITGRNTLDPDRPIGINGTITFHQSDTKESPVLIPYSSNDTLNGIIKKINASRSGVVAYMNHDNQLALKATVADDHPNKNFIIRHIEDSGDLLVGMTGILMASGPSGAYDYKRLGEINKLQARSEDVTLTPHFHPSSHFRVSDSIANNVANIAAARGKDVGGTGDYNSPGGHKDGRNALMVASALRNSPVMVDYSKTTDDFYNTLISKLGTEAREAKQEFGIQNDLMTELENMRQSVMGVNLDEEMANMVQFQHAYNASAKMINTMNEILDTIINRLGV; from the coding sequence ATGGGTTCTACATTTTCAGGTCTTGAAATCGGAAAGCGGGGTTTAACCGCGCATCAGCAAGCCCTTCAAACGACAGGTCATAATATTTCCAACGCAGATAACAAGCATTATGCGAGACAAAGGGTTACGATGACGGCGATGGATCCATTGTACGATCCTTCTCTGAATCGTGCTAATCTTCCGGGACAAATCGGTCAAGGAGTCGAAATCGCTTCTATAGAAAGGATCCGAGATAATTTTATTGACGATAGAATTATTGAAACTTCTGGAAATAAAGATTACTGGGCGGCTCGTAACGAATATCTGTATCAATTGGAAACTGTTTTTAACGAACCCAACGGCACTACTCTTAGGACTTTGATGGATAAATTTTGGTCTTCTTGGGAAGATTTAGCAAACTATCCCGAAGACAACGCACATCGTTCTGTTGTTTTAGAAAAAGCGAATGGACTTGGAAGTAGAACCGAAGACGTTTATCGTAAACTCGCACAACTCAGAGATCAAGCGAACCGTGAGATCGAAACAAAAACATATCATTTAAATACAATCTCGGAAAACATTCGTACTTTAAACGAAAGAATCGGAAAATCGGAAGCGTTAGGCGATAGACCAAACGATCTTTACGATAAACGAGACGCACTTTTACAAGAACTTTCTTCCTTGGTGGACGTTACAATCGGTCGTTCCGACGAGGATGAATTGATGGTTTTTATTGGTCAGCAAATTTTAGTTCAAGGAAATAAAGCGAACAAAATCGATATTATAGGAAATCCTTCTAAAGACGGACTTTTGGATTTGTTTTGGTCCGCAACTGGAGATCCTGTTCTTTTGAGAAAAGGAAGATTACAGGGTTTGATCGAAGTAAGAGATAAGATCATTCGCGAGAAAATTGATCAAGTAGATTCACTTTCCATAAACGTAATGGATGCTGTAAACGAAATTCATAAAGATGGTTTTGGAATTAATGGAAATACAAATCAATCATTCTTTAATATTCGTTCTTTGTCGATCAATACGTTTGGGGAATACGATTCCAACGGGGACGGTCAAAACGACGTTACTGCAATTTTTAGAATTACAGGAAGAAACACTTTAGATCCGGATCGCCCCATCGGAATAAACGGAACGATCACTTTTCATCAATCGGATACAAAAGAATCTCCCGTTTTGATTCCGTATTCTTCTAATGATACGTTAAACGGAATTATCAAGAAGATCAATGCTTCTCGTTCTGGTGTTGTGGCTTATATGAACCATGACAATCAATTGGCTTTAAAGGCTACGGTTGCGGATGATCATCCAAATAAAAATTTTATCATAAGACATATTGAAGATTCGGGAGATCTTCTTGTGGGAATGACTGGAATCTTAATGGCCTCAGGACCTTCGGGTGCGTATGACTACAAACGTCTTGGAGAAATCAATAAGTTACAAGCTCGTTCTGAAGACGTTACGTTAACCCCTCATTTTCATCCTTCTTCTCATTTTAGAGTTTCCGATTCAATTGCGAATAACGTTGCTAACATAGCAGCCGCTCGAGGTAAAGACGTAGGAGGAACGGGGGATTATAATTCACCCGGAGGTCATAAGGATGGAAGAAACGCTCTTATGGTTGCGTCTGCTTTGAGAAACAGTCCAGTTATGGTGGATTATTCTAAAACGACCGACGACTTTTATAATACTTTGATTTCTAAGTTGGGAACCGAAGCGAGGGAAGCAAAACAGGAGTTCGGAATTCAAAACGATCTTATGACCGAACTAGAAAACATGAGACAATCGGTCATGGGAGTCAACCTGGACGAAGAAATGGCCAACATGGTTCAGTTTCAGCATGCTTATAACGCGTCTGCAAAAATGATCAATACTATGAACGAAATTCTAGATACGATCATCAATCGACTAGGCGTTTGA